The genomic window GACCAGATAGGCGACGGCGGTAAGCAGGCCCGGAATGATGCCCGCGATCAGCAGCTTCGGAATCGATTCCCGCGCGATGATCCCGTAGACGATCAGGTTGATGCTGGGCGGGATCATCCCCGCCAGCGTGCCCACGGTGGCCACGCAGCCGGCGGCCAGCTTGCGGTTGACCTTCAGGCTCAGCATTTCGGGGATCGCAACCCGGCCAAAGACGGCCGTGGAAGATGTGGTCGAGCCCGAGCAGGCGGCGAAGGCGACAGCGGCGACGGTGGTTGCGAACACAACGCTGCCCTTCATATGCCCGAGCCAGGCGCGGGCGGCGCGGTAGATGTCCTGCGTGATCCCGGCCTTGGCGGCCACATGGCCCATGAGCAGGAACAGCGGCACGGCGCTTAGGGCGTAGCCCGATCCGATGTCAAACAGCCGCCCACCTATGGTGTCGAGCGTGATCGTCGTGCCGCGGATGAAGGCAAAGCCCATCGCGCCGGAAAGAAGCAGAGAGATGCCCACCGGCACGCGCATGACCATCAAGAGGGCCACCGTCCCCAGTACGAGCGGAATTTGGAAGGTCTCGATCATCAGTTTGTCTCTTCTTCGGCGGCGGCGGCCTCTTCGAGCAGCACGTCGTTCTTGATCAGGTCGATCAGCTGGATGAGGAAGCGGGTGGAGAACAGCGCCAGCCCGACGGGGATCCCGGCGCGCGCCCACCATGTCTTGACCTCGATGATGCCCAGAACGGTGTCGCCCATCACATAGGCGCTGAAGGCCGATACGCCGCTCGTCCAGGTGAGGGCCCCAAAGAACAGGCAGGCGATGAGCAGATACAGCCCCTCGACGATCTTCTTGGCGCGGCGGGGCATGTGGTCATACAGGATGCCCACGGTGATATGAGCGTCGCGGCGCTGGGAGAAGCCAAGCCCGAGGTAGATCAGGTAGACGAACATCAGGCTCACATATTCATAGGAGCCCGGCACGCTGATCCGGAAAAGCGCCCTTGCGAACACTTCGAGCACGGTGATCGACATCATCGTCGCCACGGCCATGGCCGAGACATAGCAGGCGATTTCTTCCAGCTTTCTCTGCAGAATTAAGGCATTGCTTGCAAACGTTGCCATCGACGCATCCCCTCTCAAAGCCCCGCACCTCCGATCCCATACCGCATTTCGCGGCCGGTGCCGAATGGCTTGAGCCTTGCCGATTTCCTTGGTGTTTCTTGTGATGTGATGGTGGAGTTGCGCCGCCCGCGCCCCTTTTGGGCTATGGCGGGCGGCGCAGATGGTGGTCTGACGAAAGCACTCAGCTTTGCGGCGCGCGGGGTCAGCCGCCGTGCTTGCTCAGGATCGCGCGGAAGTCATCCAGCACGGCCTGGCCGGGCAGGCCCTCGGCCTCGCGGGCCTCCGCCCAGTGCTGCCAGGCGGCATCGCGCACGGCGTCCATCTTGGCCTGTTCGGCGGGCTCCAGGTTGACGATCTCGGTCTGCTCCATCAGGGCTGCGCGCGCCTCAACCTCTTCGGCCTCCAGAAGGGTGCGGGCTTTCTCGACGGTCTCGTTGCCGACCTGCTCCATGATCGCCTGCACATCCGCCGGAAGCGCGTTCCAGGTGTCAAGGTTGATGGAGACGGGCATCGGGAAGTAGAACCAGTCCACGTTGTCCCAGTAGCTGAAGATCTCGCCGAAGCCGAAGGCATAGGCATCCGCCGGTGCGCCGATGATGGCGGCCGTCACGACCTTGCGCTCTGCGGCGGCAGGCAGCTCGCCCCACGGGATCCCGTAGACGGTGATGCCCAGCTCTTTCAGGATCTCCGCCGCGCCGCCATGGGCGCGCACCTTAGCGGCCTTTAGATCCTCGATCGTGCGGATCGGGTCATGGGACAGCAGCTGGATCGAGCCCCACTGGCCCGGAAACAGGTATTTCTGGTTCATCGCGGTGAATTCAGCTTCCACCGTCGGCGTCTTGAACAGCTCGTGGCCCGCCTGCGCGTGGGCCATCGGGTTGTCCGTCATGAAGGGCAGCGAGGTCACGTTCGCCAGCGGGAACAGGCCCGGATTGTACACCGGGGAGAACTCGCCCATGTCAAAGGCGCCGACCTTGATGTTTTCCGGCTGGCCCGACAGCTTGCCCAGTGGGCCGCCGAAGATCCGGGTGAATTCCACCTTGCCCTCGGTGCGTTTCTCCACCTCGTCCATGAACCAGCGCGTGGCAAGGTTCGAGGGGCCGACGCCGGCGAAGGCGTGGTACTTGAGGTTGATTTCCTCGGCCACCGACAGCGTCGGCGCGGCCAGCGATGCGGCTGCCGCCAATGCGCCGGCGCAGAGTGTCTTAATCAGTTTCATGTCAGGTCTCCTCCCTGGGGTCGTTTCGTATGGGTGACGATCTTTCGTCGTTTGGAAAGGGGGCCCTTGGGGCAACCGGCACGCTCCTTTCGTGCGGAAGGCCTGTGGGCTTGATCTTTCTGGTGCCTAATCTGCAGGCAGTGCCTCTGGCCGGATACGGGGGATCACGCCCGGAAATTGCGGAAGCCCGCAGCCTCCGCGGGGCACATCCGCAAGCCGTGAGACACGTGCGCTCACTTGCGCACCCAGCTTTCGCGGATCTCGCATCCGGCGCGGCGCAACAGCACGGAAACAGGGCATTTTTCCCCGGTGATCCGCTGCAGCTCGGCAATTTCGGCATCGCTGGCGTCGGTGTCCAGAACCACGCGCAATTCGATCACCGGGAAGGGCGTGCCGATCTCGGCCTTGCCAAACACCCCCCGCGTATCGAAATGGCCGCAGATCTCAAACTCCATGCCGCGCAGCTTGATCTTCAGAAGCCCCGCCACGTAGTTGGCGATCACATTTGTGCAGCCAAGGAAGGACGAAAGCATCGTCTCCAGCGGGGTCGCGAAGAGGTTGGTGCCCCCGCGCTCCGGCGGCTCGTCTGTCGTCACCACCTTGCCGCGCGCGACCATCTCGGTGCGGGCATGGGTGATCGCGTGGCCTTTCACGTCGATCTTGAACAGGTCTGGCATCACATGCGCCATGAATGTCTCCTTATCTGGCCCGTTGTTTGGCCTGTCCTCTGGCCGGGCTGCCCTGCGGCAGGGGATCGGCCGTTCCGGCAACGGGGGTCGGGTTGCACAAGCGGGAGGCTGCACGCCACGAAACCCGTTGCCGAAAGGCCGGGCGGCTGGCCGCCCAAACCCCTTGCGCGCTCAGAACAGCGGCAAGCCCGGTGTCTTGACCTTGATGCGGTACAGCGCGGTGGAGGAGGTGAAGTAGAGATCCGTCAGATCCGCGCCCCCCCAAGCGAAATTCGCGGTAAACTCGGCCATGCGGATCACGCCCAGCGTCTCGCCTTGCGGCGTGATCACATGAACCCCGCCCGGCCCGGTGCAATAGACATTGCCCTTGCTGTCGATCTTCATGCCATCCGGGTGGCCCTCGCCGTCGCCCTCCGTCACCTCGACCCAGACATCCCCGCCCGTCGCCGTGCCGTCCTCGGCAATGTCGAAGCGGCGGATGTGCTTGCGCTCGGTGTCGTTCACGTAAAGCTGCTTGTGATCCAGCGAGAAGCACAGCCCATTGGGCTGCGCGAAATCATCGGCCAGCCGAGTGATCGCCTTGCCATCGGGCGTCACGCAGTAAACCCCCTGCGCCCCCATCTGCAGCGGCCGCTCGACACCGAAATACTCCATCCGCCCGTAGGTCGGATCGGTGAAATAGATCAGCCCGTCCCGGCGCACGACAATATCGTTGGGGCTGTTCAGCTCCTTGCCGTCGTAATGGGTGGCCAGCGTGGTGAGGCTGCCATCCGCTTCCGTCCGTGTGACCGAGCTTGTGGCGTGCTGACAGGTCAGCATCCGCCCCTTGGCGTCATAGGTGTTGCCGTTGCCCATGTGGCTGGGCTTGCGGAAGGGCGTGACCTTGCCGTCCGCACCAAGGCGGTAGAGCGCGTTGCCGGGAATGTCGGAGAAGGTGAGATGCTGCGCGACCGGGTGCCAGATCGGGCCTTCGGTGAACAGGAAGCCCCCGGCCACGATCTCCAGCGCCGCATCGGCGTCGACGATCTCGTGCATCCCCGCCTTGCGGATCTCGATGCTCATGCCCCGGCCCTCAGTTCCTTCACGCGCGCGCCGCCCGCGAACCAATCGGTGTCTTCGACCTCCTCAAAGGTGACCCAGACGTTCTCCTTCGGAATGCCCGCCGCCTCGGCGATGGAGTCGGTCACCGCGCTCTGCACCTTGTCCTTGATGCCCTCCGGGTCATGTTCGATCACTTGTTTCACGATGCGGATATTGACGAATGGCATCGGCGCCCTCCCTTGGCCTCAAAGCTGCGCGGCCCCGGATGGGTGGCCGCCTTGCCCTGTGTCTAAGCCTCGGGAGGGGGGTGGTCTGCGGCGAGTCGCGCAGGAATTTCGCGGAGACGCACGGCGGATCTGCGGGAACCCGCAAAAGGCGCTCGGGCGGGCTTTCAGCCCTGATGGCGGCCGATCCAGACGCGCAGGTTTTCCTCTTCCTTGCGCAGGGCATCGGCGTTCAGGATCCCCCGCGCAAAGGCAAGCGAGATCGCCCGCGTGCGGGAATTATAGGTCGGCCCCCACTCGCCAGAGGGGATATCGCCCTTGTCCAGCCCCAGCTTCTGGTAGAGGTGCTGCAAGCGGCTCTGCGCGCCCCGTAAGGACACATTGCGCCGCGCCGCCATCGCCTTGTCCGTCAGGCCAAGGCAGAGATCCACCAGAGCTTCATATTCAAGCTCGCTCAGGCCCTGAAGCCTGTCGCCCGCGCGCTGCTGCACCACGCGGACCTCGCGGTCGATCACGCATTGCTCGGCGATGAACACCCCCTGCAGCGCCAGCTTCAGCTGTTCTGCCGGGGCGGATTTCAGCACGTAGCCATAGACAGCCGCACTGGGCACGATCTTGGTGATGCCCCGGATATAGGCCTCCTCGGTGTAGTTCGACCAGAAGAGGATCTTGGTATCGGGCTTCTTGGCCCAGATCGTCTTGGCCACCTCAACACCGGTGGCGCGCGGCATCTGCAGATCCAGCACCACGGAATCATAAGCGCCGGCGTCAAAGGCGGCGATCGCCTTCTCGCCATCCTCCGCCAATGTCAGCGCCTCCAGCTCCGCAAGCGTGTTGCGCGCGACCTTCTCAAGGAAGTCGCGGTGCAGCTTGTCGTCCTCTGCAATCAACAGACGCATCCCTGGCCTTTCCGTTTCAGCCTTCAGAATCACACCGGCAGCCCGTCGCCCGCCGACATCGGAACGCTGATTTCTACACGCGTGCCCTTCGGTGCGGGCAGCCGCTCAAAGCGCACGGTCGCCGATATCAGATCGGCCCGCGTCTTGATATTGCTGATGCCGCGATTGGACAGAAGATCGGCTTCCGCGATCCCGGTGCCGCTGTCATCGATCTGCACCACCATCCTGTCGCCATGCTGGGCAATCAGCACATCGATGCAATCGCAATCGGCGTGTTTCAGCGCGTTGTTCACCGCTTCCTGCACGATGCGATACATCGCCGTGCGCACCGTATCCTGCAGCACATCCATCTGGCCGTCGGATGCGTCCTGCACCGTCATTTCGATGCTGCGGCGCATGTGCTTCTGACAGCGCAGCAGATGCGCCTCGACTGCCTCCGCGAAGCCAAACATCTGCAACACGCCCGGCTTCATGTTCTCGACGATCCCACGCACCTCGTCGAGGCAGTGATCCAGTTCTTCCTGCAGAAGGTCTATCTCCTTCTGGGCCGCCGCCGAGCCGCCGTCGATGCGCGACAGCCTTCGCCGGATCCGGGCCAGATCGGCCAGCGTTTGATCGTGCAGATCCATGCCAAGGCGTTGCCGTTCGCGCTCCATGCCCTCGGTCAGTCGCAACGCGCCCAGCCGCAGGGCCGCCTCCCGCCCATTGGCCTCAAGCTCCGCCATCGCGGCCTCCTTGGCCTCCTTGCCGCGTTCCAGCGCGAACAGATAGGCCGCCACCAGATCTGCCGCGCCTTGCGCGAGCCCCACCAGTTCCGCGTTATAGAAATCGATCCGATGGCTGGAAATCGCAAGCGATCCGATCAGCGCGCCCTGCACACGCAGGGGCACGACGATGCGGCTGTGTAGATTGGCGTCAAACAGCGGCTTGCTGTCAGAGCCTTCGAAATGCAGCCGGTCATCTGTCCAGGCGTCACCCGTCAGGATGTAGGGCGTGTGGCCCAGCAGCACGTCGCGGATTGGGCTTTCGGCGGTTGGTTTGGCGGGGTTCTGCGTGTGGCTCCACGAGGTATGCATCCGCGCCTCGTAGCAGATCTGCGTGCCCGAGGGATGCAGCAGCACGATGTCCAGATGGTCATGGGCGATCAGCGCCCGCAGGCGGCTGGCAAAGACTTCCAGCACCAGTTCGTAGTCCGTTTTGCCAGCAATGGCCTGCGCGATCGACAGGTAGCACTCCAGAGCCTCTTCAGCGTTTGGCATAGATGCAGAAAACCCCTCACCCGGTGTCCTGAGCGGAGCATATCCTGTTTTCTGCGTCACATTAACCTCTACATCCCGCGCCGCCGCCCCGGGGCCATCCGGTGCAGGTCAGCACGTCGAACCTCCCGCCGTGAGGGCATGGATCCTGCATAGGGCGGGGGTGCGAAGGCGGGAACAGCTATGCCCGCAGGCAACTTGCGGGAATCCGCAGCACGGGGCGCGCAGGCGTGCTGCAAGCGCCCCATTCCTGTCGGCTAGAGGCGCTCGGCTTCCGCCTGCAAAGCGTCCAGATCAAGGATGCGCACCGCGCCGTATTCGGTGCGCACGATATTGGTTTCGCTCAGGCCCAGAAAGGCGCGTCGGAAGGCGGCGCGGCTCATGCCCGCCATCGCGCCCAGCTCGGCCTGCGTCGCGTGAACAACCCCGGCTTCATCGCGCAGCCGCAGCAGCATCCGCGCGAAACGGGCGCGCGGCGGCAGGGCGATGGTTTCCGAAAGCACCTGCAGCGAAAGCATGACATTGGCGTGGTTGAGCTTGAAGAAATGCACCAGATCGCGCGGGTTCTCGTCCAGATGGCGCGACAGCCTGCGCGCCGGGATCACGAGGCACAGGCAATCCGTATGGGCCAGAAAGGAAATGCCCCGTTCCGTCTGGGCGATCAGCGCGGAATCCCCGATCCAGAAGCCCGGCTGCGCCCGGTGAATGTTCACCATCTCGTCGCTGGAGATGGGAATCGACACATCGGCCAGCCCCTGCTCCAGCCCGAAGACAGCGTTGACCTCATCTCCCACCTGATACAGATCCGACCCGGCCGGATAGTTGCGCCAATGGGCCAGTGCCAGCATGCGCGCGCGGAAATCCTCGGGTTGCTCGGCAAGCCAGCCCTTGCGGGACAGCACGTTCGGATGTTGCAAAACGGCCGGATGGCCGCGCGAAATCTTGGTCACGGAAAAAAGCTCACAACAACGGCTGCGCATTATGCGCAGTTGTAAGTGTAGCCGTCATCCGCCCTTTGGCCAGTGCCAGATCGTCGCTAACGCGGCAGCAGCACCGTCGCGCCTAAGCGCAGGCCCCAGCCATCCGGCCCGTTTGTCGGCGATTCCACCCAGTAGCGCGCGCCGCCGAAAAAGCTCACCGGAAGCTTGCCCACACGTACGAGCTTCGAGGCCGTCACGTTGAGCGGCACGGCCCATTCGTCGGTTTCCCAATTGTAGGTCGATTCCGTCGTGGCCGTGAACGTCCAGGCGTCCTGCGTGGTGTAGGAGACGAAGGGCTGCACGAAGCTCTGGTTCACAT from Pseudoruegeria sp. SHC-113 includes these protein-coding regions:
- a CDS encoding TRAP transporter small permease, coding for MATFASNALILQRKLEEIACYVSAMAVATMMSITVLEVFARALFRISVPGSYEYVSLMFVYLIYLGLGFSQRRDAHITVGILYDHMPRRAKKIVEGLYLLIACLFFGALTWTSGVSAFSAYVMGDTVLGIIEVKTWWARAGIPVGLALFSTRFLIQLIDLIKNDVLLEEAAAAEEETN
- the dctP gene encoding TRAP transporter substrate-binding protein DctP, giving the protein MKLIKTLCAGALAAAASLAAPTLSVAEEINLKYHAFAGVGPSNLATRWFMDEVEKRTEGKVEFTRIFGGPLGKLSGQPENIKVGAFDMGEFSPVYNPGLFPLANVTSLPFMTDNPMAHAQAGHELFKTPTVEAEFTAMNQKYLFPGQWGSIQLLSHDPIRTIEDLKAAKVRAHGGAAEILKELGITVYGIPWGELPAAAERKVVTAAIIGAPADAYAFGFGEIFSYWDNVDWFYFPMPVSINLDTWNALPADVQAIMEQVGNETVEKARTLLEAEEVEARAALMEQTEIVNLEPAEQAKMDAVRDAAWQHWAEAREAEGLPGQAVLDDFRAILSKHGG
- a CDS encoding OsmC family protein translates to MAHVMPDLFKIDVKGHAITHARTEMVARGKVVTTDEPPERGGTNLFATPLETMLSSFLGCTNVIANYVAGLLKIKLRGMEFEICGHFDTRGVFGKAEIGTPFPVIELRVVLDTDASDAEIAELQRITGEKCPVSVLLRRAGCEIRESWVRK
- a CDS encoding SMP-30/gluconolactonase/LRE family protein — translated: MSIEIRKAGMHEIVDADAALEIVAGGFLFTEGPIWHPVAQHLTFSDIPGNALYRLGADGKVTPFRKPSHMGNGNTYDAKGRMLTCQHATSSVTRTEADGSLTTLATHYDGKELNSPNDIVVRRDGLIYFTDPTYGRMEYFGVERPLQMGAQGVYCVTPDGKAITRLADDFAQPNGLCFSLDHKQLYVNDTERKHIRRFDIAEDGTATGGDVWVEVTEGDGEGHPDGMKIDSKGNVYCTGPGGVHVITPQGETLGVIRMAEFTANFAWGGADLTDLYFTSSTALYRIKVKTPGLPLF
- a CDS encoding tautomerase family protein, whose amino-acid sequence is MPFVNIRIVKQVIEHDPEGIKDKVQSAVTDSIAEAAGIPKENVWVTFEEVEDTDWFAGGARVKELRAGA
- a CDS encoding response regulator transcription factor; the protein is MRLLIAEDDKLHRDFLEKVARNTLAELEALTLAEDGEKAIAAFDAGAYDSVVLDLQMPRATGVEVAKTIWAKKPDTKILFWSNYTEEAYIRGITKIVPSAAVYGYVLKSAPAEQLKLALQGVFIAEQCVIDREVRVVQQRAGDRLQGLSELEYEALVDLCLGLTDKAMAARRNVSLRGAQSRLQHLYQKLGLDKGDIPSGEWGPTYNSRTRAISLAFARGILNADALRKEEENLRVWIGRHQG
- a CDS encoding GAF domain-containing sensor histidine kinase, which gives rise to MPNAEEALECYLSIAQAIAGKTDYELVLEVFASRLRALIAHDHLDIVLLHPSGTQICYEARMHTSWSHTQNPAKPTAESPIRDVLLGHTPYILTGDAWTDDRLHFEGSDSKPLFDANLHSRIVVPLRVQGALIGSLAISSHRIDFYNAELVGLAQGAADLVAAYLFALERGKEAKEAAMAELEANGREAALRLGALRLTEGMERERQRLGMDLHDQTLADLARIRRRLSRIDGGSAAAQKEIDLLQEELDHCLDEVRGIVENMKPGVLQMFGFAEAVEAHLLRCQKHMRRSIEMTVQDASDGQMDVLQDTVRTAMYRIVQEAVNNALKHADCDCIDVLIAQHGDRMVVQIDDSGTGIAEADLLSNRGISNIKTRADLISATVRFERLPAPKGTRVEISVPMSAGDGLPV
- a CDS encoding Crp/Fnr family transcriptional regulator; translation: MTKISRGHPAVLQHPNVLSRKGWLAEQPEDFRARMLALAHWRNYPAGSDLYQVGDEVNAVFGLEQGLADVSIPISSDEMVNIHRAQPGFWIGDSALIAQTERGISFLAHTDCLCLVIPARRLSRHLDENPRDLVHFFKLNHANVMLSLQVLSETIALPPRARFARMLLRLRDEAGVVHATQAELGAMAGMSRAAFRRAFLGLSETNIVRTEYGAVRILDLDALQAEAERL